Genomic window (Nitrosophilus kaiyonis):
ATATTTTGCCATATCAATATTTGCTTTAGCAATTGGTTTATACTTTTTACATAAAGGTTCACAACAACATTAAAGGATAAATATGGTTTTTATTGATGCATGTTTTAGAAAAAAAACTCCATATACACCGATTTGGATGATGAGACAAGCAGGCAGATATCTGCCTGAATATATGGAAGTAAGAAACAGAGCTGGAGACTTTTTAACTCTTTGCAAAAATCCAGAAATGGCAGCAGAAGTAACACTTCAACCAGTTGAGATTTTAGATGTAGATGCAGCTATTTTATTTAGTGATATACTTGTTATTCCTCTTGAGATGGGAATGGATCTAAGATTTGAAAAGGGTGAGGGCCCAATCTTTAGTGATCCTGTAAGAACTATGAAAGATTTAAATAGACTTTATGATTATCCAGAAGAGAAATTAACTTATGTTTATGATACGATTAAATTAGTTAGAGAAAAACTTCCAAAAGACAAAGCTCTTATTGGATTTAGCGGCGCTCCTTGGACTCTTGCTACATATATGGTAGAGGGAAGCGGCTCTAAAACATATGCAACTATAAAAAAACTTATATATACTGATCCAGAATTTATGCATGCACTGATGATCAAAATAACAGAAGCTGTAAAAGCATATCTTGTTAAACAGATTGAATCTGGTGTAAATGCAGTACAAATTTTTGATAGCTGGGCAAGTGCTCTTGAAAAAGATAAATTTTTTGAATTTAGCTGGGATTATATGGTTGATATTGCTGAATTTTTAAAAGATAAATTTCCTGGAATACCTGTTATACTATTTCCAAAAGGTATTGCTGGATATCTTGACTCAATTTATGGAAAATTTGATGTATTTGGTGTTGATTGGTCAACTCCTATGGATTTAGCAAAAAAACATCTTGGCCAAAAGTATGTTCTTCAAGGAAATATGGAACCTACAAGACTTTATAGCAAAGATGCAACAAAAGAGGGAGTAGAAAAGATAATAGAAGTAATGGGCGCAAAAGAGGGTCATATTTTCAATCTTGGTCATGGAATGCTTCCAGACCTGCCAGTAGAAAATGCAAAATATTTAGTTGAATTAGTTCACGATTTAACAAGAAGATGAAATATATTTTTGGTCCTGTAAACTCAAGAAGATTTGGGCTTTCTCTTGGAATAGATTTAAGCCCAGATCAAAAGATATGCAATTTTGATTGTCTGTATTGCGAATTAGAACCTGCAAAACCTACAGATAAAATATTAAATCCTCCAAATGTTGATGAAATTGTAAAAGAGGTAAAAGAGGCTCTCAAAAAATATAAAGATATAGATGTTATAACAATAACTTCCAATGGTGAACCTACACTTTATAAAGATTTAGATAAATTGGTTGATGAATTAAATAAAATCAAAGATAATAAAAAACTTCTGATTTTATCAAATGGATCGCTAATATATAAAAAAAATATCCAAAAAACATTATCAAAAATTGATATAGTAAAACTATCTCTAGATTGCGCAACAAAAAGCTGCTTTAAAAAGCTTGATAGACCACTAAAATCAATATCAATTGATCTAGAAAAAATTATAAATGGAATGATTGAATTTAGAAAAATTTATAAAGGCACTTTAATTATTGAAATTCTTGTAGTAAAAGGTATAAATGATAAAAAAGAAGAATTTGAAAAATTAAATGATGTTTTACAAAAAATAAAACCAGATAGAGTAGATATAGGTACAATTGACAGACCTCCTGCATATAGAGTTGAACCAGTGTCTTTTGAAAAACTTTTTGAATTGTCAAACTATTTACAAAACATTCCAATCAATATAGTTTCAAGAAAAGATTCAAAAAATTTTGAAAAAGAGTTAAATGAAGATGAGATTTTAAACACCCTTAAACATAGACCTTTCACACATGATGATATTAAAACCGTTTTTTCAAAAAGTAGTATTAAAAAATTTGAAAAGCTTTTAAAAGAAAAAAAGATAGGTGAGAAAAAAATTTCCAATGTAACTTTTTACTATACTATTGACAAATAAGAAAAAATCTTTTATAATTCTACTCGTCTTTCAAAGAGAGCCTTTGAGATTCCGGATTAGCTCAGTGGTAGAGCAACCGGCTGTTAACCGGTTGGTCGCAGGTTCGAATCCTGCATCCGGAGCCACTTGTTTTAAACTCCCATTTTATGGTACTTTTCTAATCATTTCTATCAGATTGTGCCCAAATTGTGCCAACTTTTTTATTATAGCAAAAATTGAGCTCTTTTAACTTTTTCTCTTTTTCTATATTTTGCATATTTAGTTAAAGTCATTGATGGATCAGTATGTCCAAGCATATTTGAAACCCATAGAATATCTTCGCCATTTTCAATCATTATTGTTGCGAAAGTATGTCTCATCTGATATATTGGACGATATTTCATACCAAGCTTTTCAAGAAGCTTTTTCCAATGAGTATTTCTTACTCTCTTAATATCGTAAAAGTGCTCGCCATTTTTATTAAGAAATACATAACTATTATATTTTCCAGTTCTAATAAACTGGTATTTTAGGTAGGGAAGCAGAGGATCTATAATATCAATTGTTCTGATACTGCTTTCAGTTTTAGGCTCCTCTATTCTACCCATTTTTATTGTTCTTCTTATATGTATCTCTTTTTTATCAAAATCTACATCTTCCCATTTCAAACCAATTAATTCACCGCTTCTCATACCAGTATAAAAACCTAAAGCACAAAAAGATTGAAGCCATCCTTCAGACTTATTTAAAATTTTTTTAACCTCTTCCAAAGTGAATGATTTCACCTCAACTTTATTTAGTTTGGGCACTTTTACTTTAGATATTGGATTTTTTTCTATTATTTCATCTTTAATAGCATCTTCAAATATAGTGTGCAATACAGCCCTTATGTTTCTTACTCTTCTTGGTTTTAACTTCTCTAAAAGCTTATTTTGCCAAATAGCTATATCAGATGGCTTTATCTCATCAAGTCTTTTATCTCCAAAATATGGCTCAATATGCTTTTTAAGAGAAATATTGTAATCAATTTTCGTACTTTCTCTTCTTTCAAACTTATGCAATTCAAAACTTACTTTTGCATATTCAGAAACTGTTGGCACTTTGTTTTCAAAGAACTCTCCAGAATTTAGCTTAAAAAGCAATTCTGGTATGATTTTTTGTTGGGCAAGTTTGCGATTGGCTTTGGTGTCATCTAATCCTAAAGACTTTCTATATCTTTTTGATTGATGATAAAATGTTATGTACAATTTGCCGTTGCGACTGGTTAATGTCATCTTTGTCCTTTCCGACCACCCAATCGTCAATCGCAACTCTGTCAAATAAAATTTTACCAGCTTTTTTGAAATAGTGAATATTTTCTATGAAATATTCATTTTTTAGTTTATAGATCCTGTCTTTGGAATATCCAAGATATTGGCTAAGCTCTTTTACATTAAGCCACCTTTTTTGACTGCTGTTTGTCAATGCTTTTTTAATAGCTTCTATATCTTTTTCAATCTTTTCTATTTTGTTAAGATTTTCAAACTTTATGTCCATTCTCTCCCCCTATATGTTAATTTCAGCTTCAAGGTTTCGTTTTACTATCTCCTTGTAAAGCAGTTGATACCTTGTCTTGATAAAATCATTTTTATTAGAATTTTCATTTAGCTCTTTTGTTATCTTTTGATACTCTTGTAATAATTCATAATTACTGAGTCTTTTTACAGATCTTAATTTCAAAGGCTTGATTATTTCTCCATTTGGCAACCATCTTAGATTTTCTGTTTCACCATTTTGTTTATGGAGTGTTATTGGTGTATAAAAATGCTCTTTTGAATAGCAGTTTGTCTTTAATGATTTCTCTACTATCTCAAAAAGTTCTTCATAAAGCTCTTTGGTTATAAGAATATTGTGAGCATTTGCCTTTCTTGCAAGTCTTATGTGCTCATGTATAAACATTTCTTCATTAAATAGATAACTTTTTGATTTTATTCTTTCAAGAGGTGTTTGTATCTGCATAAACTCTTTGATTTCATATGAATTTTTGATATGTAGCCAAAGAGGATCCGTTTTAGCTCTGTATCTATTTTTCTCTTTTATAGTTTCAGGCAAAACAAGCCTTATCTCATCCATTGCTTTTTTAAAAAGTGATTCTGCATTTTTTAAAAGATCTTCTATTGTGTCTATATTATAGTTTTTCAGATACTGCCTATGCATCTCAAATTCAATATTGAATATCGACTCTTCTAAAGAGAAAGCATTGTTTAGAAAAAATTCCTGCATCAATATTGATTTATTACTGTTTAGCATTTCAATTTTTTTATCATAAATTCTAAGCATAAAAGGTTTTTTGCCAATATATATTGTTTCAAGTCTTTTAGAGTTATATAGCTCTTTATAGATTAGTGTTGATTTTTGTTTTCTTGTTACAAACATATCTTTATTTACAAAACTCATATCATATTGTATGAATATATTTAGATCAGCTCTTGTTACAGTTTTATAACCATTTATAAAATCTTGCAAGATATTATCAATTAGAGTAAGAAGAGATTTAATACCAATAGTATATATTCCATCAGTCAGAAGCTGTACTCTTATATTGTGTAGATTTTTATTTGTATAAGGATCTTTAAATCCGATTTTAAAAAAACGATTTGTATCTTGAAGCCAAATGAAACCCTCAGCATTACCAAGAAATTCAAGTGTCAAATCTTTTAAGGCTATTATTATATCTTTGTTTTTAATTTTTATATAGTTATTCTCAAAATTATCTTTTGTAGTTTCTATTTGATCTAATATATTTAAATATAGATCATCATATCTTTTGTTAGTTTCTAAGAAATAGTATAGAGTATCTATACCAGAAATAGTTTTTGGTTTGTTAATTAGTTTGATATTTTTTTGTACATTCATTTTTTCTCCTTTTTTATTTTTGTGTTTTGTATAGGGGTGTTACTAATACCCCTATATTTCGCACCGCATTGGAGTCTCATCGCAGAACTGCATCTCTTCTCCAATGCTGCGCAACTTCTCAGAGCTGACGCCTCAATGCAAATCTATCTTGCAGCAACATTTCAAGCTCGTTGTCAGACCTCCGCAAAGCTACGGCCTATATGCCATAAAATTGGCATTTACCGATAGTTGCTACTTCTACTTCAACATCGCTGTTTTCTTTGCCTTTGTATTTGATAATTTTCTCTTTAGGGATAGATATATCCAGTAGTTCGTTTTTATATCCACCGTTTCTCATAGGCTTTTTGACTAAGAGTTGTAATTTTGTTTTTCCTTTGACAACTTCACCTGTTTCTTTATTTACATAATCTGCCTGTGTAAATATGTGCAATAAATGACCTTTTAAGATAAGCATTTTGTCTCCTTTTATTTTTTGGAGACTACCGGTAGTCTTTTTTGGTTTTTTGTAACGTTACATTGAAAGTTTAGATAAATGGAGAATTTTTGTCAGGAGGAATATTTTGGATTTATTCGAATAAGTTCCCCTGGATATTTTTGTAAAAACTGTATTACAGGATTTTTCATATATATTTCAAATAATTTATTAAATACATTTTCATTAATTTTAATTCCATATAATTTTATTTCATTTAATAATTTATTTTTAATATATTCTTGTTCTATTTTAGTTAATGAAGTCTTCTTTGAAGCTGCAAAAATTGGAAACCAATTAATAGAAGATTTGATGTAAATATGTCTTTTAAATTCATACATATTAATATTTTCTTCAAATATATCATAAATAATATTTTGAGTTAATATTTCTGAATTTCTAACAGGTATTTTCATAATAGATTTAAATTGGTAAAACAAAAGTATTCCTAAACTTTTTATCACTGCTTTTTTCGTGGTCCTTTGTGTTAAGAAAAAATCCAATGCATTAAATATAGTATCAATATTTTCTTCTGTTTCCTTAGATAATAAACTAATTTTAAATATATCAGTTATTAATAAATTATGTAAAAAAAATTTCGTCAATTCTTTATTTTTGTAGTATACTGTAGATAGGAAATATTTTATTCTTGCTTCTTTTTTATTTGACAAAGAAAATCTTCCAACTAAATTTTTCTTATAATGTAATCTAAAACTTTTAATCTCTTTAAAATCTGATTGAAAAGCTGCGAACTTTTTAGGATAAAGGTTCGAATTTTCTATAATATTCAAGATTTTCATGGTTTCAGTTATGAAGTATAAAGATTTATATAATTCAAGTGAAATAATATTGTTATCATAAAAAATAAAAGTTTGATTACTTTCATCTACTTCCCAATGTAACAAAATATTTCTTATTTTTTGACCATTAATTTCTGGATGATTAGCAATATATTTTTCTAATGTTTTTGAATATACATTTTTAAGTTTAGAATTTGGAATGTTTTTTTGCAAACAATATTGAAAATTTTTGACGAAAAGATCAAATTTGTAATATTCATCCAATTCTTGGAGTAACTGATTAATTTGTTCTATCATGAATTGTTAGTATAAAATATAAATCCAGTTTGTTCTAAATCATGAACAATATTTTCTAAACATTGTTCTCTCGTTTTACCATTAGCTCCTGCATTTATTTCCGGTATGAAATACATTTCACTTTCTAAATCATTGAAGACTTCTCCTAGTTTGCTAAAAAATATATTTTTTAATTCTATATTTTGATCAAAATAATCTAACATATCGCCACTATGTGAATTTCTACCATTTTGGCCCCATAAATGAATAGCATTAATATTGTGCTTAACTGACTTGATTTTCTCCATTGTCTCATTAAGTACTTTTGGGTCTTTTTTTGCTTTTTCATAATTTAATAATTGTGGAAAATCTACTATTAATTTTAATGAAATTTTCTCTTTATCAATGATATTAAATAACTCTATAAAGTCATCTATTCCACTTATTCTAAAACCATTCCTATTTTCTATTAATATTTCACATCGAATATCTTTATTTAAAAAAATGTTTTCAAAAACTTTAAAATATTCAATAAATTCATTCAAATTTGTCGATCTACTATTTGGAGGATGAATTTCAATAATTTTTGGTATTTTGCCGTCTAAAAGTTCTATTAAAAAATATGCAAATTCTCTTGCCCAATTTTTTGAAACCCACAATTTTGGCTTTCCTGGATTTGGTTGAGCAGTTACTAAAGATTTATATTTTTGGATTACGTGATTATTGAAATTTCTTTTTTTAGCAGAATACTCAGTATGTAAAGAAAAATTATTATTTTCTAAATAACTTGGTAATTTATTAATATCAAAATGAGCTGCAACTTCTATAATTCGAGGTTTTATATATACTGGATATTTTAAATTATGATATTTTATTGGTATTAATTTCATAATAATCCTATATTCTATGATTTATTATAACAATTAGCTTTCAATTTTTTAGCTATTAATATATCTGCTTCTAGTAAATCATTTTCTAATAGTTTGTGTATCGGTATCCAAGCAATTTTATTATAGACTTTTAACTGAATATTATCGGTTTGCAATTCCGACCAAATTGCAATAATTTCAAACTTTACATCAAAATATTCATAAATCTCTTTATTAAATATTTTTTTGCTTTTATATTATTTATCAAAAAAATTTTTATTTTTTAGTTATTTCTACTATTTTTTTTAGATAATGTGTTAAGTTTTTATCCATACAATAAACATAACATCCCTTTAGACCTCTTGATAATAATACTCTATATGTATTTCTTATTATTTGATCTTTTTTTTCATCATCTGTACACCCTTTTATCGTCCTATCATCACTTGCTCTAGCCTTAGAATCTGTTTTTATCATATTTTCCTTAAAATAAAGATCTTTCCCAATGATTACTCCAACATACTCCATCTCCATTCCCTGAACGGTATGAATACATCCAACATTATTTTGTTGCTGAGTATCTATGGACCACTTAAACTGTTTTTTCCAATCATTTTGCTCATGAAGATTCCACTGCCATTTATATTTTCCTATTTCAATATCAAACAATTTTTTATTATTTTTACTGACCCAATCCCAACAGTAGCCGGCAGTAATCCTTGCATTTTTTTCTTTACAATTTTGAACGAACTCATCAATATCTTCGCAAATAACGATATCATAATCAATCACGCCATTAAATTTTTTATTGTAAAGAATATGATCAATCCAATTTAGATAGTTTACAGAGCCATTACATCGAAACTGTTCATTTAGCTCAAAAATTTGATCTATATAATTATAAATCTCATCACCAATATCCTCACATGACACAACTTGTTTGTCATCATAAAAAAAGAGAACTTTTTTAGATTTTTGCAATATATTTTCTAGTTGATCTTTTTGCAGTCTATGGGCTTCATCTACTATAGCAATATCACAATCATTTATATATCTTGGTGATTTAAATCCAAGATTATACTGATTTTCATTTAAAATACTTTCATAAACAATTCGTGGAGTCGAATTTTTTGTTATATATGAAGAGAGCATATTTTTTTGCAGACAAAAAAAATGTAGATTTAGTGCTAGTACGCTTTTGCCGCTTCCGGGCATTCCTTTTATCATAATAGATTTACTATCGGATTTCAGTATTTGATATGCTATTTCTCTTTGAGTTGTCGATAATATAAAATTACTCTCTCCTTTTTGAATCTGCTTTATTACCTCTATAAGTTTTTTTTGCGGCTTTATTTCAAATTTAAAACTGCTATTGGGTTGTTTTAATACCTGTTTTAAAAAACTATTAAACTTTTTATATTCTCCTTTGTAAAAAACTTTGGAATTATATTCTTTTATTTTCCCTTCAAAATTATGCATAAATACAACGGTATAAATCTTCTTTTGCAAATCTGTAAAGAGTTGAAAATGTTTTTTATAATTTTCAACCTGTAAAGATGGATTTATTTTATCCTCTCCAAGAACATTTATAAGTTGAGAATCTAAATTCCTGCACTTTTCTCTACTCCATTGCTTTAATTCAATAAAAACAATACTTTCTCCAACTATAACTGCATCTACTCTTTCTGGTGAATTTGGAAGAGAATATTCCAAATATATTTCATACTCATCCAAATCTATTAAAGCTTTTTGAAGATGCGGTAAAGAATTTTGCCATGATCGAAATTCTGAATCTGAAGTATTTTTGGTTTTCAAGAAGGAAAAATCTTTTAATTTTTGAAACTCTTCTATTTTCATTTCAAACCAACTCTATCTTTAAAATATGCAAGTGTCTCTTCATCGACACAAAAAATATAGCAACCTTTACTGCCTCGGCTCATGAGAGTTTTATAGGTATTTTTTATAATTTTATCTGCTGTTTCCTTTGCAAGTTGAGGATTTTTTTTATATAAAGTTTTATAGCCCTTCAGTGATGCGTCAGTTTTGGCTCTTTTTTCCGGTCTGGTTATAACTTTACCATCTCTTACAATTAAATCCGGCCCTATTATGACACCAATATACTCTATTTCTAATCCTTGACATGTATGAATACATCCTGCTTCATTTATTGATGTGGGTTTCATTATCCAAAGACTTCCATCTTTTGCTAAATTCCATTTCATCTCAAATTCACCTATTTTAATATCACATTCACTTTTTAAATCAGCTCTTTTACTTATCCAATCCCAGCAATAACCCGCCACTATCCTTGCATTAGTACCTTTTGTATTTTTTTCAATGATCGCTTCTTTTAAATCATTTGGATTATCAAATACCTTAAAATCGTAATCTATCCCTTCTAACGTATAATTGGCTGTTGGTCGAATTTGTAAAACATTATCTAACCATGCTATATAGCCATCTGAACCATTACACCTAAACTGCGATTCAAGCTCCATTTCTATAACTTGGGCATTCAATGCATTAGCCCATTTTTTTATTTCATCTTTTGTCCCAATATCTTTTAATGTTACTCTTTGATCCTCATCTATAAAAAATACAGTAGTTTTTGCAGCATGAATAATTTCTTTAATCTGATTTTCTCCAATGCTTTGAAACAAACCGGACTTCTCATTAAGCCTATGAGCTTCATCAACAATTAATAAATCATAATCATTTTCTTCATTATTTACAAATGATCCTGAACCTGTAAAAAGATTTGAAATTTGACTTTTTTTTAAAGTACCTGAAAGTTTAGCTTCATATACAGCCCTTGGAGCAGCATTTTTTGTTACATATCTGGATAATAATCCTTTTTGAATAGTACTAACCAATAAATTTATTGCAACAACTGATTTCCCTGTCCCTGGACCTCCTTCTACAATAATAACGCTTTTTTTATTATCTATTTTATTTTTGTTTGTAATATTAATTACTTTCTCATACACAAGTTTTTGTTCGTCTATCATGATAAATTCTTGATTGCCTTGTATTAATGAAACTAAAGTATCAGCTAAATTTTTTGAAGGAGCTAGCTTACTATTTTCAATTATTTCTAATATTTTTTCATCATCAGGATAAACAATATTTTCCAAAATAAAATTTTTTAATTTTTTTGCATCACTTTTAAAAAAAAGTGGAGCTTTTTTAATATATTCATTATAAAAATTATTATTTATTTGATTATCAGGCAAATAATTATGCAAATATACACATGGCTTTACTTGAATATTTTTAACTCGAATTGATAAATTAAAATCTTCTAATAAACTCTTGTATGACCATGCTTGATATGATGGATGCACTACTTCTCTCATTGCATTTGCAATATAAGTCTTAACAATTGCATCTTTATCTGTTTTCTCAACTTTTTCCCACTGCTTTAATTCCACTATTATTAATATATTTTCTTTTTTTTCATTTTTACCTGCAATTATTAAATCTATGCGTTTAGATGTCATAGGAATTTGATATTCTACAGCAATTGAAGCATTTTCCGGAATTTTTTCGTCAGATAAAATTTTATACATTCTTTCTAAAGAATTTCTCCAAGATAATTTTTCTGAAGAAGATACAGATTTCATTAAAACTTTTTTAAAAATGTCAAAAATAATTGTTTCAATTTGGCCAGAAAATAAATCTTCTAAAAATTCTTTTTTACTTGCTAAATAAACAATCATTTTATAATCCATTTATTTTTTATTATTTTATTATTTTATTATTAATTACTTATGAAACTGTGCCCAAATTGTGCCCAAAATTGACACAATTAAGCTAAATTAAAGGATTTGACAGAATTGCGAAAGTTCGATTTTATGGTCTTTTTTAGTTTTTTATGAAGTTTCAAATTAGCTCCTGCATCCGGAGCCACTTCTTACATAACCATTACTCTTTAAAAATATTAAAAAATTTACTTCATTTTTTAATTCCTTTAGTTAAAAGATCATAATACTATACAGACTCCAATCAATTTACCACATTTAATATCTACAAAGGTTAATATCATTGTTTCATATTATCTGCTTTTAATATTAATCAAAAATTTTTAATCTATAATTTACTATAACTACATATATAAGTTTTTTTTTTAAATTTTGAAGATATAATAGATTTATTAAATTT
Coding sequences:
- a CDS encoding helix-turn-helix domain-containing protein, with amino-acid sequence MDIKFENLNKIEKIEKDIEAIKKALTNSSQKRWLNVKELSQYLGYSKDRIYKLKNEYFIENIHYFKKAGKILFDRVAIDDWVVGKDKDDINQSQRQIVHNILSSIKKI
- a CDS encoding radical SAM protein; amino-acid sequence: MKYIFGPVNSRRFGLSLGIDLSPDQKICNFDCLYCELEPAKPTDKILNPPNVDEIVKEVKEALKKYKDIDVITITSNGEPTLYKDLDKLVDELNKIKDNKKLLILSNGSLIYKKNIQKTLSKIDIVKLSLDCATKSCFKKLDRPLKSISIDLEKIINGMIEFRKIYKGTLIIEILVVKGINDKKEEFEKLNDVLQKIKPDRVDIGTIDRPPAYRVEPVSFEKLFELSNYLQNIPINIVSRKDSKNFEKELNEDEILNTLKHRPFTHDDIKTVFSKSSIKKFEKLLKEKKIGEKKISNVTFYYTIDK
- a CDS encoding tyrosine-type recombinase/integrase yields the protein MTLTSRNGKLYITFYHQSKRYRKSLGLDDTKANRKLAQQKIIPELLFKLNSGEFFENKVPTVSEYAKVSFELHKFERRESTKIDYNISLKKHIEPYFGDKRLDEIKPSDIAIWQNKLLEKLKPRRVRNIRAVLHTIFEDAIKDEIIEKNPISKVKVPKLNKVEVKSFTLEEVKKILNKSEGWLQSFCALGFYTGMRSGELIGLKWEDVDFDKKEIHIRRTIKMGRIEEPKTESSIRTIDIIDPLLPYLKYQFIRTGKYNSYVFLNKNGEHFYDIKRVRNTHWKKLLEKLGMKYRPIYQMRHTFATIMIENGEDILWVSNMLGHTDPSMTLTKYAKYRKREKVKRAQFLL
- a CDS encoding DUF2075 domain-containing protein, with protein sequence MIVYLASKKEFLEDLFSGQIETIIFDIFKKVLMKSVSSSEKLSWRNSLERMYKILSDEKIPENASIAVEYQIPMTSKRIDLIIAGKNEKKENILIIVELKQWEKVEKTDKDAIVKTYIANAMREVVHPSYQAWSYKSLLEDFNLSIRVKNIQVKPCVYLHNYLPDNQINNNFYNEYIKKAPLFFKSDAKKLKNFILENIVYPDDEKILEIIENSKLAPSKNLADTLVSLIQGNQEFIMIDEQKLVYEKVINITNKNKIDNKKSVIIVEGGPGTGKSVVAINLLVSTIQKGLLSRYVTKNAAPRAVYEAKLSGTLKKSQISNLFTGSGSFVNNEENDYDLLIVDEAHRLNEKSGLFQSIGENQIKEIIHAAKTTVFFIDEDQRVTLKDIGTKDEIKKWANALNAQVIEMELESQFRCNGSDGYIAWLDNVLQIRPTANYTLEGIDYDFKVFDNPNDLKEAIIEKNTKGTNARIVAGYCWDWISKRADLKSECDIKIGEFEMKWNLAKDGSLWIMKPTSINEAGCIHTCQGLEIEYIGVIIGPDLIVRDGKVITRPEKRAKTDASLKGYKTLYKKNPQLAKETADKIIKNTYKTLMSRGSKGCYIFCVDEETLAYFKDRVGLK
- a CDS encoding DNA/RNA helicase domain-containing protein, producing the protein MKIEEFQKLKDFSFLKTKNTSDSEFRSWQNSLPHLQKALIDLDEYEIYLEYSLPNSPERVDAVIVGESIVFIELKQWSREKCRNLDSQLINVLGEDKINPSLQVENYKKHFQLFTDLQKKIYTVVFMHNFEGKIKEYNSKVFYKGEYKKFNSFLKQVLKQPNSSFKFEIKPQKKLIEVIKQIQKGESNFILSTTQREIAYQILKSDSKSIMIKGMPGSGKSVLALNLHFFCLQKNMLSSYITKNSTPRIVYESILNENQYNLGFKSPRYINDCDIAIVDEAHRLQKDQLENILQKSKKVLFFYDDKQVVSCEDIGDEIYNYIDQIFELNEQFRCNGSVNYLNWIDHILYNKKFNGVIDYDIVICEDIDEFVQNCKEKNARITAGYCWDWVSKNNKKLFDIEIGKYKWQWNLHEQNDWKKQFKWSIDTQQQNNVGCIHTVQGMEMEYVGVIIGKDLYFKENMIKTDSKARASDDRTIKGCTDDEKKDQIIRNTYRVLLSRGLKGCYVYCMDKNLTHYLKKIVEITKK
- the hemE gene encoding uroporphyrinogen decarboxylase codes for the protein MVFIDACFRKKTPYTPIWMMRQAGRYLPEYMEVRNRAGDFLTLCKNPEMAAEVTLQPVEILDVDAAILFSDILVIPLEMGMDLRFEKGEGPIFSDPVRTMKDLNRLYDYPEEKLTYVYDTIKLVREKLPKDKALIGFSGAPWTLATYMVEGSGSKTYATIKKLIYTDPEFMHALMIKITEAVKAYLVKQIESGVNAVQIFDSWASALEKDKFFEFSWDYMVDIAEFLKDKFPGIPVILFPKGIAGYLDSIYGKFDVFGVDWSTPMDLAKKHLGQKYVLQGNMEPTRLYSKDATKEGVEKIIEVMGAKEGHIFNLGHGMLPDLPVENAKYLVELVHDLTRR